One genomic region from Spirulina subsalsa PCC 9445 encodes:
- a CDS encoding alpha/beta hydrolase family protein, producing MKQYLTNNFVALFILGGLFQNHGVLAHEVLTRSSAIHASPDFPLTVNAPAQVSVLIDHDHFFGEPELSDLTLSPDGQYLAFRKPWQGVSNLWVKPLDAAFTEAYRVTESDRPIASYFWSKDGQAILYLQDQAGNENYQIYAISPHTLTPPRQLTPPTDVRALILAVPKATPQQIIIGLNQRDSRYHDVYQLNITTGKKNRLRENDQSIVDWITDLDGTLRLAVRRTPDGGSEILRVDPQQFTPLYRCNFQETCSVLRFHPNGEQVYVISNRGEPFDKTRLILLDLRTKSYKLVQADPKQEVDFGFALFAAQDERLLATYYEGDRWRVYPQDDQFAQDLALLQTLLPPGDIFFQSATNDDRLQIITLRSDINPGSVYLFNRQTRTIQNLYNLRPQLSPQNLAPMQSFRYTARDGLEIPAYLTLPRNTPPQNLPLVVFPHGGPWSRDSWGYNPYVQFLANRGYAVFQPNFRGSTGYGKAFLNAGNQEWGTGAMQHDITDGVEYLIEQGIADPERIAIFGLSYGGFAALAGLAFTPNLYQAGISYVGISNIVTFLENIPPYWKPFQKFLTLRVGDPNDPQDRQRLQQQSPLFAVEQIQSPLLVIQGANDPRVRATESHQIVAALRDLGREVEYLLAPDEGHGFTQSINRLAVAVAMERFLAHHLGGRYQETLPPALQTRLQQLTIDIDQIRTPTEPQEWGYKP from the coding sequence ATGAAACAATACCTTACCAACAATTTCGTCGCCCTATTTATCCTAGGGGGACTGTTCCAAAATCATGGAGTACTAGCCCATGAAGTTCTGACGAGATCATCAGCAATTCACGCATCACCTGATTTTCCCCTGACCGTGAATGCTCCAGCACAAGTATCTGTTTTGATTGACCACGATCATTTTTTTGGGGAACCCGAACTTTCTGATTTAACCTTATCGCCAGATGGTCAGTATTTAGCCTTTCGCAAACCTTGGCAGGGAGTCTCTAATCTTTGGGTGAAACCCCTTGATGCCGCGTTTACAGAGGCTTATCGCGTCACAGAAAGCGATCGCCCCATTGCCAGCTACTTTTGGAGCAAAGACGGACAAGCCATCCTCTACCTGCAAGATCAAGCAGGCAACGAAAACTATCAAATTTACGCCATTTCGCCCCATACCCTCACCCCTCCCCGCCAACTAACCCCCCCAACAGACGTTAGGGCGCTCATTTTAGCCGTCCCCAAAGCGACCCCCCAGCAGATTATTATTGGCTTAAATCAGCGAGATTCTCGCTACCACGACGTTTATCAACTCAACATCACCACCGGAAAAAAAAACCGACTGCGTGAGAACGATCAAAGCATCGTAGACTGGATTACAGACCTCGACGGAACCCTCCGTCTGGCCGTGCGACGCACCCCCGACGGCGGCAGCGAAATCCTCCGCGTCGATCCCCAGCAATTCACCCCCCTTTATCGTTGCAACTTCCAAGAAACCTGTTCCGTCCTTCGCTTCCACCCCAACGGAGAACAAGTCTATGTGATTAGTAATCGGGGAGAACCTTTCGATAAAACCCGTTTAATCCTCTTGGATCTCCGCACAAAATCCTACAAATTAGTACAAGCCGATCCTAAACAAGAAGTTGACTTTGGCTTTGCTCTCTTTGCTGCCCAAGATGAACGATTACTCGCCACCTATTATGAAGGCGATCGCTGGCGAGTTTATCCCCAAGATGACCAATTTGCTCAGGATCTCGCCCTCCTGCAAACCCTCCTCCCCCCCGGCGACATCTTTTTCCAATCCGCCACCAACGATGATCGCCTGCAAATCATCACCCTGCGCAGTGATATTAACCCCGGTTCCGTCTACCTCTTCAACCGCCAAACCCGCACGATCCAAAACCTCTACAACCTGCGCCCCCAACTTTCCCCCCAAAACCTCGCCCCCATGCAATCCTTCCGCTACACAGCGCGAGACGGCCTCGAAATCCCCGCCTATCTGACTCTACCCCGCAACACCCCCCCCCAAAACCTCCCCCTCGTTGTCTTCCCTCACGGCGGCCCCTGGTCCCGAGATAGTTGGGGTTATAATCCCTATGTTCAATTCCTCGCTAATCGGGGTTACGCCGTCTTCCAGCCCAACTTTCGCGGCTCCACAGGCTACGGCAAAGCCTTCCTCAACGCCGGGAATCAAGAATGGGGTACCGGAGCCATGCAGCACGACATCACCGATGGCGTAGAGTACCTGATTGAACAGGGAATTGCCGATCCAGAACGCATTGCCATCTTTGGTCTTTCCTACGGTGGATTCGCCGCCCTAGCAGGTTTAGCCTTCACTCCCAATCTATACCAGGCCGGAATTTCCTATGTTGGCATCTCCAACATCGTCACCTTTTTAGAAAATATCCCCCCTTACTGGAAACCCTTCCAGAAATTCCTCACCCTGCGCGTTGGAGATCCCAATGATCCTCAAGACAGACAACGCCTACAGCAACAATCCCCCCTCTTCGCCGTTGAACAAATTCAATCCCCCCTCCTCGTCATTCAGGGGGCCAATGATCCCCGAGTCAGAGCCACCGAATCCCATCAAATTGTCGCGGCTTTACGGGATCTCGGGCGAGAAGTAGAGTATTTACTCGCCCCTGACGAAGGACATGGTTTCACCCAGTCCATCAACCGTTTAGCCGTTGCCGTCGCTATGGAACGTTTTTTAGCCCATCATTTAGGGGGGCGTTATCAAGAAACACTTCCCCCAGCCTTACAAACCCGCTTACAACAATTAACTATTGATATAGACCAGATCAGGACACCTACCGAGCCACAAGAATGGGGCTATAAACCGTAA
- the clpB gene encoding ATP-dependent chaperone ClpB: MQPTNPNQFTEKAWEAIVKTPEIAKQNKNQQIESEHLLKALLEQEGLATSIFNKADISVQRLRDRTEEFISRQPKITQTTDSIYLGRSLDVLLDQAEKNRQGFKDDFISIEHLILAYEQDERFGAALFKEFGLTRKKLQEIIMSIRGSQTVTDQNPEGKYDALEKYGRELTTLARAGKLDPVIGRDEEIRRTIQILSRRTKNNPVLIGEPGVGKTAIVEGLAQRIVSRDVPDSLRDRKVIALDMGALIAGAKYRGEFEERLKAVLKEVTESEGQIIMFIDEIHTVVGAGATQGAMDAGNLLKPMLARGELRCIGATTLDEYRKYIEKDAALERRFQEVLVDEPDVADTISILRGLKERYEVHHGVKIADTALVAAAMLSDRYISDRFLPDKAIDLVDESAAKLKMEITSKPEELDEVDRKILQLEMERLSLQKENDPISLERLEVLERELANLKEEQSRLNAQWQSEKEVINEIRTIKETIDQVNLEIQQAERDYDLNRAAELRYGKLTDLQRQAKETEIKLTNIQTTGKSLLREEVVEADIAEIISKWTGIPISKLVESEKEKLLHLEAELHQRVVGQDEAVTAVADAIQRSRAGLADPNRPIASFIFLGPTGVGKTELAKTLALSLFDSEEAMVRIDMSEYMEKHAVSRLVGAPPGYIGYEQGGQLTEAIRRRPYSVILFDEIEKAHADVFNIMLQLLDDGRLTDSQGHTVDFRNTIIIMTSNIGSQYILDLAGDDSQYEEMRSRVVNAMRESFRPEFLNRIDEMIIFRSLVKSQLREIVKLHVSHLENRLAEQKLSLKMAEAALDFLVEIGYDPVYGARPLKRAVQRYLETAIAKEILRGHFNPGDTIFVDVVDERLTFISKQ; the protein is encoded by the coding sequence ATGCAGCCGACGAACCCCAATCAATTTACGGAGAAGGCTTGGGAGGCCATTGTTAAAACCCCAGAGATTGCGAAACAGAATAAAAATCAGCAGATTGAGAGTGAACATTTGCTGAAGGCGCTGCTGGAACAGGAAGGACTGGCGACGAGTATTTTTAATAAAGCGGATATTAGTGTGCAACGGTTGCGCGATCGCACGGAAGAATTCATCAGTCGTCAACCCAAGATTACCCAAACCACCGACTCGATCTATTTAGGACGGAGTTTAGATGTTCTACTAGATCAGGCGGAAAAAAACCGCCAAGGCTTTAAAGATGATTTTATTTCTATTGAACATTTAATTCTCGCCTACGAACAAGACGAGCGCTTTGGGGCGGCTTTATTTAAAGAATTTGGCTTAACGCGCAAAAAGTTACAAGAGATTATTATGAGTATTCGAGGCAGTCAAACCGTCACCGATCAGAATCCAGAAGGCAAATACGACGCGCTAGAAAAGTATGGCCGGGAATTGACGACCTTGGCGCGGGCTGGTAAATTGGATCCCGTCATTGGTCGAGATGAAGAGATTCGCCGCACGATTCAAATTCTCTCCCGTCGGACGAAAAATAACCCGGTGTTGATTGGGGAACCGGGGGTGGGGAAAACGGCCATTGTGGAAGGATTAGCCCAACGGATTGTTAGTCGAGATGTCCCGGATTCTCTGCGCGATCGCAAAGTGATTGCCCTGGATATGGGGGCTTTAATCGCTGGGGCTAAATATCGCGGGGAATTTGAGGAACGTCTCAAAGCGGTTCTGAAGGAAGTTACAGAGTCAGAAGGACAAATCATCATGTTTATTGATGAAATCCACACCGTGGTAGGTGCTGGGGCCACTCAGGGGGCAATGGATGCCGGAAACCTGCTCAAACCCATGTTAGCGCGGGGTGAATTGCGCTGTATTGGAGCCACGACGCTGGATGAATACCGCAAATATATTGAAAAGGATGCGGCCTTAGAACGGCGTTTTCAAGAGGTTTTAGTGGATGAACCGGATGTCGCCGATACCATCTCCATTTTGCGGGGCTTAAAAGAACGCTACGAGGTGCATCACGGGGTTAAAATCGCCGATACTGCCCTAGTGGCGGCGGCCATGTTATCGGATCGGTATATTAGCGATCGCTTCCTCCCCGACAAAGCCATTGATTTAGTCGATGAATCGGCCGCTAAATTGAAAATGGAAATCACCTCCAAACCGGAAGAATTAGACGAAGTAGACCGCAAAATTCTTCAATTGGAAATGGAACGCTTATCCTTACAAAAAGAAAATGATCCCATTTCCTTGGAACGTTTAGAAGTATTAGAACGGGAATTAGCCAACCTCAAGGAAGAACAATCCCGTTTAAATGCCCAGTGGCAATCGGAAAAAGAAGTCATCAACGAAATCCGCACCATTAAAGAAACCATTGATCAGGTGAATTTAGAAATTCAACAAGCCGAACGGGATTATGACCTCAACCGGGCGGCAGAATTGCGCTATGGCAAATTAACCGACTTACAACGTCAGGCCAAGGAAACCGAGATTAAACTCACCAATATTCAAACCACCGGGAAATCTCTCCTACGGGAGGAAGTAGTCGAGGCCGACATTGCCGAAATTATTTCTAAATGGACAGGGATTCCCATTAGTAAATTAGTGGAATCGGAGAAAGAGAAACTGCTCCATCTTGAAGCAGAATTACATCAGAGAGTAGTAGGACAAGATGAAGCTGTAACAGCCGTTGCCGATGCCATCCAGCGTTCCCGTGCCGGACTTGCAGATCCCAATCGTCCCATTGCCAGTTTTATTTTCCTCGGTCCGACTGGGGTAGGGAAAACGGAATTAGCGAAAACCTTGGCCTTAAGTCTCTTTGACAGTGAGGAGGCAATGGTACGGATTGATATGTCCGAATATATGGAAAAACACGCCGTTTCCCGCTTAGTGGGAGCGCCTCCGGGCTATATAGGGTATGAACAGGGGGGACAACTCACCGAAGCCATTCGCCGTCGTCCCTATTCAGTGATTTTATTTGATGAGATTGAAAAAGCCCATGCCGATGTATTTAATATCATGTTGCAATTGTTAGATGATGGGCGCTTGACAGACTCCCAAGGTCATACGGTGGACTTCCGCAATACGATTATCATTATGACCAGTAATATCGGGTCGCAATATATTCTAGATTTGGCGGGAGATGATAGTCAATATGAGGAAATGCGATCGCGGGTCGTGAATGCCATGCGGGAGAGTTTCCGCCCAGAATTCCTCAACCGTATTGATGAAATGATTATTTTCCGCAGTTTAGTTAAAAGTCAATTGCGGGAAATTGTCAAGCTGCACGTTAGCCATTTAGAGAATCGTCTGGCGGAACAAAAACTATCCCTTAAAATGGCCGAAGCGGCGTTAGATTTCTTAGTAGAAATTGGGTATGATCCGGTTTATGGCGCACGTCCCCTTAAGCGTGCCGTGCAACGGTATTTAGAAACAGCCATTGCTAAAGAAATCCTACGGGGTCACTTTAACCCCGGTGATACTATTTTTGTTGATGTGGTGGATGAACGTCTCACCTTTATCAGTAAACAGTAA
- the glp gene encoding gephyrin-like molybdotransferase Glp, with protein sequence MLPVADAERLILDLIQPLSETETVSLESATGRILAASVTSGLDFPYWDNSAMDGYAVRWEDLKSCDRAHPQTLPIIEEIPAGSQPQKTLESGQAARIFTGAIMPPGADAVIMQEDTERNGDTVTILAAPQPYDFVRKKGEYYQAGTTLLKAGTLIEAPELALLASAKCNPLKVYRRPRVAIFSTGDELITPDQSLTPGKIVDSNQYALTAFLISQGAVPINLGIVPDQPQQLKATISRALRTADFVLSTGGVSVGDYDYVEEVLTQLGGKIHLTSVAIKPGKPLTVATFNQNNQSCIYFGIPGNPVSALVTCWRFVKPALQKLSGNGEDPRDKFIQGRTNQELKASGKRETYLWGNLAWKGTEYEFNLAGGVHSSGNLINLATTNALAIVPVGETVIHPGSMVKIMTFR encoded by the coding sequence ATGTTACCTGTTGCCGACGCTGAACGCTTGATCTTAGACCTGATTCAACCCCTGAGTGAAACAGAAACCGTGAGTCTCGAAAGTGCGACGGGGCGAATTTTAGCCGCCTCTGTCACCAGTGGGTTAGACTTCCCCTATTGGGATAATTCCGCGATGGATGGCTATGCCGTGCGCTGGGAGGATCTGAAAAGTTGCGATCGCGCTCATCCCCAAACTCTCCCCATTATTGAAGAAATCCCCGCCGGATCTCAACCCCAAAAAACCCTAGAATCGGGACAAGCCGCCCGCATTTTTACCGGAGCCATTATGCCCCCCGGTGCTGATGCTGTAATTATGCAGGAAGACACCGAAAGAAATGGGGATACTGTCACCATTTTAGCCGCTCCCCAACCCTATGATTTTGTGCGAAAAAAAGGGGAATACTATCAAGCCGGAACAACTTTATTAAAAGCCGGAACTCTCATTGAAGCCCCAGAATTAGCCCTTTTAGCAAGTGCCAAATGCAACCCATTAAAAGTCTATCGTCGCCCTCGGGTGGCTATCTTTTCCACTGGAGATGAACTAATTACCCCAGATCAAAGCTTAACCCCCGGCAAAATTGTTGACTCAAATCAATATGCTTTAACCGCATTTCTAATTAGTCAAGGAGCCGTTCCCATCAATTTAGGCATTGTTCCCGATCAACCTCAACAGTTAAAAGCTACCATTAGCCGGGCGCTTAGAACGGCTGATTTTGTCTTATCCACCGGAGGAGTTTCCGTCGGAGATTATGATTATGTAGAAGAAGTTTTAACCCAATTAGGGGGAAAAATTCATCTGACCAGTGTAGCCATAAAACCCGGAAAACCCCTCACTGTCGCCACCTTTAATCAAAACAACCAATCCTGTATTTATTTTGGTATTCCGGGAAATCCCGTTTCTGCTCTAGTAACTTGTTGGCGTTTTGTCAAGCCTGCGTTACAAAAATTATCAGGAAATGGTGAAGATCCAAGGGATAAATTTATTCAAGGTCGGACGAATCAAGAGTTAAAAGCCAGTGGAAAGCGAGAAACCTATCTCTGGGGAAATCTCGCATGGAAGGGGACAGAATACGAGTTTAATTTAGCCGGAGGAGTCCATAGTTCTGGGAATTTAATTAATTTAGCGACAACCAACGCTTTAGCCATTGTTCCGGTAGGAGAAACCGTGATTCACCCCGGTTCAATGGTAAAAATTATGACCTTCCGTTGA
- the aroB gene encoding 3-dehydroquinate synthase produces MSSVIAVNLPNNSYNIAIAPESLSQLGEQMRPLGLGQKVLVISNPEIFHHYGKTVVQSLEKAGYTVASHLIPAGESYKTLDSIARIYDTALQHRLERSSTLVALGGGVIGDMTGFAAATWLRGINFVQVPTSLLAMVDASVGGKTGVNHPQGKNLIGAFYQPKLVLIDPQVLTTLPPREFRAGMAEVIKYGVIWDEDLFTQLEAAQGLQDFSDLDPELLQVILTRSCQAKADVVSQDERESGLRAILNYGHTIGHAIESVTGYSRINHGEAVGIGMVAAGAIALKLQLWTENEARRQNALIEKTGLLSHIPPDLDTRAIVESLQRDKKVKSGKIRFILPTQLGKVKITDEVPHDWLGQVIDQLKP; encoded by the coding sequence ATGTCCTCTGTCATTGCTGTTAACTTACCTAACAATAGCTACAATATTGCGATCGCCCCGGAGAGTTTATCTCAACTGGGGGAACAAATGCGCCCCCTCGGTTTGGGTCAAAAAGTCTTGGTCATTTCTAACCCGGAAATCTTCCACCACTACGGAAAAACCGTCGTTCAATCCCTAGAAAAAGCCGGATACACCGTCGCTAGTCATCTAATCCCGGCCGGAGAATCCTACAAAACCCTAGACTCCATCGCCCGGATTTACGATACCGCCTTACAACACCGTTTAGAACGCTCTTCTACCCTCGTGGCATTAGGGGGGGGTGTCATTGGGGATATGACGGGATTTGCGGCGGCGACATGGCTGAGAGGGATTAACTTTGTCCAAGTTCCCACCTCTTTACTGGCAATGGTAGACGCATCCGTTGGGGGAAAAACGGGCGTGAATCATCCCCAAGGAAAAAACCTCATCGGGGCCTTTTATCAACCAAAATTAGTGTTGATTGATCCCCAAGTCTTGACCACCCTTCCCCCCCGAGAGTTTCGCGCTGGTATGGCGGAGGTGATTAAATATGGGGTCATTTGGGATGAGGATTTATTCACCCAGTTAGAAGCTGCCCAAGGATTACAAGATTTTTCGGATTTAGATCCTGAGTTATTGCAAGTCATCCTAACCCGTTCCTGTCAGGCGAAAGCGGATGTCGTCAGTCAAGATGAACGGGAGTCGGGATTACGGGCAATTTTAAACTATGGCCACACCATTGGTCATGCCATTGAGAGTGTAACGGGATATTCCCGGATTAATCACGGGGAAGCGGTGGGAATCGGGATGGTGGCGGCTGGTGCGATCGCCTTAAAATTGCAACTGTGGACAGAAAATGAAGCCCGTCGTCAGAATGCCCTCATTGAGAAAACTGGACTCCTCTCCCACATTCCCCCGGATTTGGACACTAGAGCGATTGTGGAGAGTTTGCAAAGGGACAAGAAGGTAAAAAGCGGGAAGATTCGTTTTATTCTCCCCACCCAGTTAGGCAAGGTCAAGATAACTGATGAGGTGCCCCATGACTGGTTAGGTCAAGTGATTGATCAGTTGAAGCCTTAA